The Thermoflavifilum sp. genome contains a region encoding:
- a CDS encoding FAD-binding oxidoreductase, protein MKTYLSNWGNFPRIETDMHYFRKEKELQQFIELPHFIARGNGRCYGDSSLSTHTLSTLRYNKAISFDTEKGIFECEAGMLLDDVLRIIVPRGWFLPVSPGTKYITVGGAVASNIHGKNHHIDGTFCRHVIDMDVFTADGQVYTCSPHQHTDLFHATCGGMGLTGVILRVKFMLKKIETSYIDQIQVKAKDLYEIFDLFEAYKHYTYSVAWIDCLKRGKHFGRSILMVGETARYDQLNTLFKERHLSVHKNAHISFPINIPTILLNPISMQLFNQLFYMKNIRKQIHQITHYDNFFYPLDKVLHWNRGYGKRGFIQYQFVLPIESSKKGLIDILQRINRYGSGSFLAVLKLFGKDEGIISFPMEGYTLALDFPIKRELFTFLDKLDRVVLEYGGRIYLTKDARMKPEIFWNSYRTAHEWYRIMKKHNPENKFRSLQSDRLGITSVQYKQAAWKQHSY, encoded by the coding sequence ATGAAAACATATCTCAGCAATTGGGGAAATTTTCCTAGAATAGAAACCGACATGCATTATTTTCGAAAGGAAAAAGAACTACAACAGTTTATCGAATTGCCCCACTTTATTGCCCGAGGAAATGGCAGATGTTATGGTGATTCATCTTTATCTACACATACCCTCTCCACATTACGCTACAATAAGGCCATATCATTTGATACAGAAAAAGGTATTTTCGAATGTGAAGCAGGCATGTTACTGGATGATGTTTTACGCATTATCGTACCCAGAGGGTGGTTCCTTCCCGTAAGTCCGGGTACCAAATACATTACAGTTGGCGGTGCCGTTGCTTCAAATATTCATGGAAAGAACCATCATATTGATGGCACTTTTTGCAGGCATGTGATCGACATGGATGTATTTACTGCTGATGGACAAGTATATACCTGTTCACCTCATCAGCACACGGATTTATTTCACGCCACATGTGGTGGAATGGGATTAACAGGAGTGATTCTACGGGTGAAATTTATGCTAAAAAAAATAGAAACCTCCTATATTGATCAGATCCAAGTAAAAGCAAAAGATCTGTACGAGATATTTGATCTTTTTGAAGCTTATAAACACTATACATATTCGGTTGCATGGATAGATTGCTTAAAAAGAGGTAAGCATTTTGGAAGAAGCATTTTGATGGTCGGCGAAACTGCCAGGTATGACCAATTGAATACACTTTTTAAAGAACGACATTTGTCAGTACATAAAAACGCACATATTTCTTTTCCAATCAATATTCCTACAATCCTATTAAATCCAATCAGCATGCAATTATTCAATCAATTATTCTACATGAAAAATATTCGAAAACAAATACATCAAATTACTCATTATGACAATTTCTTTTACCCTCTTGACAAAGTTTTGCACTGGAATAGAGGGTACGGGAAACGCGGATTCATACAGTATCAGTTTGTATTACCCATTGAATCCAGTAAAAAAGGATTGATAGATATTCTGCAACGAATCAATCGTTATGGAAGTGGATCATTCCTGGCTGTATTAAAACTATTTGGCAAAGACGAAGGTATCATTTCATTTCCAATGGAAGGATATACTTTGGCACTTGATTTTCCTATAAAAAGGGAATTATTCACTTTTTTAGATAAACTTGATAGAGTAGTATTAGAATATGGTGGTCGAATTTATCTAACTAAAGATGCCCGCATGAAACCAGAAATATTCTGGAATAGCTATCGAACTGCCCATGAATGGTATAGAATCATGAAAAAACACAATCCAGAGAACAAATTCCGATCATTGCAATCTGATAGATTAGGCATTACTTCAGTCCAATACAAACAAGCAGCATGGAAACAGCACTCATATTAG
- a CDS encoding SDR family oxidoreductase: METALILGATSDIAQAIAGKLADRGYDLVLAARDMDYLQRIQQHIQIRYPVNVKILQFEATDFNSHRQFVQNLNPFPEVTIVCFGYLGKQEFAEEKWEEAEKVLFVNYVGAVSVLNHIAKVYKTKGGGTIVGVSSVAGDRGRKSNYLYGSAKAGLTAYLSGLRNQLYPFGVHVLTVKPGYVCTRMTEDMQLPSILVASPENVAQKIEKAIRRKENVIYIKSIWRWIMLCVSIIPENMFKRMRW; this comes from the coding sequence ATGGAAACAGCACTCATATTAGGTGCAACATCAGATATAGCTCAAGCCATAGCTGGTAAACTGGCCGACCGTGGATATGATCTGGTGCTGGCTGCTCGAGATATGGATTATTTGCAACGTATACAACAACATATTCAGATTAGATACCCTGTTAATGTAAAAATCTTACAATTTGAAGCAACAGATTTCAATAGCCATAGACAATTTGTTCAAAATCTAAATCCATTTCCTGAGGTAACTATTGTATGTTTTGGATACTTGGGAAAACAGGAATTTGCAGAGGAAAAATGGGAAGAGGCGGAGAAGGTATTATTTGTTAATTACGTGGGTGCGGTATCCGTTCTTAATCATATTGCAAAAGTTTATAAAACAAAAGGAGGAGGAACAATAGTAGGTGTAAGTTCTGTAGCAGGTGATCGAGGTCGTAAAAGTAATTATTTATATGGCAGTGCGAAGGCTGGTCTCACTGCTTATTTATCCGGATTAAGAAATCAATTATATCCATTCGGTGTACATGTATTAACCGTAAAGCCAGGTTATGTATGTACAAGAATGACAGAAGATATGCAACTTCCATCTATCCTAGTTGCAAGTCCAGAAAATGTGGCCCAGAAAATAGAAAAGGCTATACGCCGGAAAGAAAATGTTATCTACATAAAAAGTATATGGAGATGGATTATGCTTTGTGTATCCATCATACCTGAGAATATGTTTAAAAGAATGAGATGGTAA
- a CDS encoding decaprenyl-phosphate phosphoribosyltransferase, whose protein sequence is MGFLSIKEGESFIQKTIDHIILLRPAHWVKNLFLFIPLFFAGEMLNLQKIYQVSIGWCAFSLAASSIYILNDIKDIESDRIHPEKRFRPLPAGKVSVIHAIILMSMSLIGSFIISYTLSLKFLFIVSLYLILNIFYSFGLKDISILDILILSAGFNLRIKAGGVAADIGVSEWLMIMVFLLALLMAIAKRRDDLLIKANTGKDMRKSIGGYNLDFMNVSLALVSAIIIVAYLMYTLSPEVEHRFGTYRLYYTGLFVVAGIMRYLQITYVDKNSGSPTKILYRDRFLQITLLLWLLSFYFLIYFPDIHIFDQ, encoded by the coding sequence ATGGGGTTTTTATCCATAAAGGAAGGAGAATCTTTTATTCAGAAAACAATTGATCATATCATCCTTCTTCGGCCTGCTCACTGGGTGAAAAATCTGTTTCTCTTCATTCCCCTGTTCTTTGCAGGAGAAATGCTGAATCTGCAAAAAATTTATCAGGTAAGCATCGGCTGGTGTGCATTCAGTCTGGCCGCGAGCAGCATTTATATTCTAAACGATATTAAAGATATCGAATCCGACCGTATCCATCCAGAGAAACGATTTCGACCACTTCCTGCAGGAAAAGTATCGGTTATCCATGCGATTATCCTGATGTCGATGAGTTTGATTGGGAGTTTCATTATTTCATATACACTTTCGTTGAAATTCTTATTTATTGTCAGTTTGTATCTAATATTGAATATTTTTTATTCATTCGGATTAAAAGATATTTCCATCCTGGATATTCTCATCCTATCGGCAGGGTTTAATTTGCGTATCAAAGCAGGAGGTGTTGCAGCTGATATTGGTGTATCTGAATGGCTGATGATCATGGTATTTCTGCTGGCATTGCTAATGGCAATTGCAAAAAGAAGAGATGATTTGTTGATCAAAGCCAATACAGGGAAAGACATGCGCAAATCAATCGGCGGATATAATCTAGACTTCATGAATGTGAGCCTGGCACTGGTGAGTGCCATTATCATCGTTGCCTATTTGATGTATACCCTTTCTCCCGAGGTTGAACATCGCTTTGGTACTTACCGCCTGTATTATACCGGTTTATTTGTCGTGGCAGGCATTATGCGCTATTTACAAATCACCTATGTAGATAAGAATAGCGGCTCACCGACTAAAATTTTGTATCGAGATAGATTTCTGCAAATTACCCTTTTATTGTGGTTGTTAAGTTTTTATTTTCTGATTTATTTCCCGGATATTCACATCTTTGACCAATAA